A genomic window from Brevibacillus agri includes:
- the rpiB gene encoding ribose 5-phosphate isomerase B: MKVAIAADHGGYKLKEEIKTLLTSMNIQTEDFGCSCEDSVDYPDYALPVAEKVAAGEFDRGILVCGTGIGMSIAANKVPGIRCALVHDTFSARATREHNNTNVLAMGERVIGPGLALDIVKIWLETEFQGGRHERRVEKITQIEAKHAGVK; this comes from the coding sequence ATGAAAGTGGCGATTGCTGCAGATCACGGTGGATACAAGCTGAAAGAGGAAATCAAGACTCTGCTCACCTCCATGAACATCCAGACGGAAGACTTCGGTTGCTCTTGCGAGGATTCGGTAGATTACCCTGATTACGCCTTGCCCGTAGCGGAAAAAGTGGCAGCAGGCGAGTTCGACCGGGGCATCCTGGTTTGCGGAACCGGCATCGGCATGTCGATCGCAGCCAACAAGGTTCCTGGCATTCGCTGTGCGCTGGTGCACGATACCTTTTCTGCACGTGCTACCCGCGAGCATAACAACACGAACGTTTTGGCTATGGGTGAGCGGGTGATTGGCCCTGGCCTGGCGTTGGATATCGTGAAAATTTGGCTGGAGACGGAGTTCCAGGGCGGCCGCCACGAGCGCCGTGTGGAAAAGATCACGCAAATCGAAGCGAAGCACGCGGGAGTGAAGTAA
- a CDS encoding L-threonylcarbamoyladenylate synthase, with protein sequence MEINLVTKVWSVDNDVENIPSCTQIVDAARLLRAGEAVAFPTETVYGLGANALSDAAVEKIFAAKGRPSDNPLIVHVGEREQLSTVAGTVPEKGQKLMDAFWPGPLTIILPKNDQVASLVTAGLDSVGVRMPDHPIALALIKEAGVPIAAPSANRSGRPSPTTAAHVFADLDGRVAGIVDGGATGVGVESTVVDVTVDPPVILRPGGITREQMERVIGPVELDPSFQVGAVETPRAPGMKYTHYAPEGEMWLVTGDEAQVRAKMAELLAEAKRHGQKTGVLATEESAAYWQEQAAVDVVLSVGSRHDLEKVAQQLYAVLREFDHQRVQFIVGETFSREGLGMAVMNRLEKAAGGRILSV encoded by the coding sequence ATGGAAATCAATTTAGTGACAAAGGTGTGGTCTGTGGATAACGATGTGGAAAACATCCCTAGTTGTACACAGATTGTGGATGCAGCCCGTTTGCTACGCGCCGGGGAAGCGGTCGCTTTTCCAACAGAGACGGTGTACGGCCTGGGCGCGAATGCATTGTCTGATGCAGCAGTGGAGAAAATATTTGCAGCGAAAGGCAGACCGAGCGATAATCCGCTGATTGTGCATGTCGGAGAACGGGAGCAGTTGTCCACAGTCGCAGGCACCGTCCCGGAAAAAGGCCAGAAGCTGATGGACGCATTTTGGCCGGGGCCGTTGACGATCATCCTGCCGAAAAACGATCAGGTCGCATCGCTGGTGACGGCAGGGCTGGATTCAGTCGGGGTGCGCATGCCGGACCATCCGATCGCTCTCGCACTTATCAAGGAAGCGGGCGTGCCGATCGCAGCTCCCAGTGCGAATCGCTCCGGCCGTCCGAGTCCGACCACGGCTGCACACGTGTTTGCCGATCTGGACGGACGGGTAGCGGGGATTGTGGATGGCGGAGCTACCGGAGTCGGTGTCGAGTCGACGGTAGTTGACGTGACGGTCGACCCGCCTGTCATCCTGCGGCCTGGAGGCATTACCCGCGAGCAGATGGAACGCGTGATTGGCCCAGTCGAGCTCGATCCTTCTTTTCAGGTGGGCGCGGTAGAGACGCCGCGTGCGCCAGGGATGAAATATACGCATTACGCCCCTGAGGGGGAAATGTGGCTGGTGACAGGCGACGAAGCACAGGTTCGCGCGAAAATGGCGGAGTTGCTCGCCGAAGCAAAACGGCATGGGCAAAAAACCGGGGTGCTGGCGACAGAAGAGTCGGCTGCTTACTGGCAGGAACAGGCGGCGGTGGACGTCGTCTTGTCCGTAGGCTCCAGGCACGATCTGGAGAAAGTCGCCCAGCAGCTTTACGCAGTGTTGCGCGAGTTTGACCATCAGCGCGTTCAGTTCATTGTCGGGGAAACTTTTTCACGCGAAGGCTTGGGCATGGCCGTGATGAACCGTCTGGAGAAAGCGGCGGGCGGACGTATCCTGTCCGTCTAA
- the spoIIR gene encoding stage II sporulation protein R — protein MKRMLLIAFSLFMLMMCWEGQLTSANVLDNGPIPQESIRLRIIANSDSVQDQWLKREVRDALIAQMNTWAEDIKSFEEAEQMVASQLPVLQEVVDKTIRERGFSYKAVVDFGQVPFPTKLYGSYVYPAGNYEALRVQIGEAKGQNWWCVLFPPLCFIDMANGDAVQAAEPTAETGTEQLRPVMNPEPTSAASVLKLDQEVAERKEWQEWRQERLEREDAADRNDQAASVSRAGHAVAVDDETKEEGNEQIEGQGTSEPAAPAPQVEVRFYLWEKLESWFS, from the coding sequence ATGAAACGGATGCTGTTGATCGCGTTCAGTTTGTTTATGCTTATGATGTGCTGGGAGGGACAGCTTACTTCGGCCAATGTACTCGATAATGGGCCGATCCCTCAGGAATCAATTCGTCTGCGCATTATCGCCAACAGCGACTCTGTTCAGGACCAGTGGCTGAAGCGTGAAGTGCGCGATGCGCTGATCGCCCAGATGAACACGTGGGCGGAAGACATCAAGTCGTTTGAGGAAGCAGAGCAAATGGTCGCGTCCCAGTTGCCTGTTTTGCAAGAGGTTGTGGATAAAACGATCCGCGAACGCGGCTTTTCCTATAAAGCAGTCGTCGATTTCGGGCAAGTGCCTTTTCCGACAAAGTTGTACGGCTCTTATGTGTATCCGGCTGGCAACTACGAGGCGCTGCGGGTGCAAATCGGCGAGGCGAAAGGGCAAAACTGGTGGTGCGTACTGTTCCCCCCGCTCTGCTTTATCGACATGGCAAACGGAGATGCCGTACAGGCGGCAGAACCAACAGCGGAGACCGGGACAGAGCAGCTTCGGCCAGTGATGAATCCGGAGCCGACTTCCGCAGCTTCCGTATTGAAGCTCGACCAGGAAGTCGCAGAGCGCAAGGAATGGCAAGAATGGCGGCAAGAGCGTCTGGAAAGAGAAGACGCTGCGGACCGTAACGATCAGGCTGCGAGCGTTTCCCGGGCGGGACATGCAGTGGCCGTAGACGATGAAACAAAAGAGGAAGGAAACGAGCAGATCGAGGGGCAAGGGACGAGCGAGCCGGCAGCCCCTGCGCCGCAAGTAGAGGTGCGCTTCTACCTGTGGGAAAAGCTCGAAAGCTGGTTCTCCTGA
- a CDS encoding low molecular weight protein arginine phosphatase, whose protein sequence is MKRILFVCTGNTCRSPMAEAMFRAKTAGQEFEVRSAGVAAYAGQPASAHAQAVLAERGISHAHESSQLDEALIEWSDLILTMTNNHKHAILTFFPAAADKVHTLQEFAGVEGLRDIADPFGGALEDYRRCAEEIEESLDRLLERLMEVRFRK, encoded by the coding sequence TTGAAACGAATCTTATTTGTCTGCACGGGAAATACTTGCCGCAGCCCGATGGCGGAGGCGATGTTTCGCGCCAAGACAGCCGGACAAGAATTTGAAGTACGCTCGGCCGGAGTGGCGGCCTACGCAGGCCAGCCTGCTTCTGCACACGCCCAGGCGGTGCTTGCAGAGCGGGGCATCTCGCATGCGCACGAGTCAAGCCAACTGGATGAGGCGCTGATCGAGTGGTCCGACCTCATTTTGACGATGACGAACAATCACAAGCACGCCATCCTGACTTTTTTTCCGGCGGCGGCAGACAAGGTGCATACGCTGCAGGAGTTTGCGGGAGTGGAAGGCTTGCGGGATATTGCCGATCCGTTTGGCGGAGCGCTGGAGGATTACCGCCGGTGCGCCGAGGAAATCGAGGAGTCGTTGGACAGGCTTTTGGAGCGGTTGATGGAAGTTCGTTTTCGTAAATAA
- a CDS encoding DUF3298 and DUF4163 domain-containing protein, with product MTLLKSVTSSLLGTAVLLTAATAPVLAASPAATAKPVPAVQAQKPQAAGVVFTPKTLTVKSKEFEGKVTIPVISGLKDKAFEAKLNADLLKQAQTGLAEGQKAGKQDAAEAKKYGWEPRPHALDISYEVHQAGKLVSFSIQSYIYTGGAHGMTDVTYYTIDNQAKAKTLKLADLFQSGYDYRSIINQLISQQIKAQTAADGYNPYSFESITDDQSFSFENGNLVIHFGQYEIAPYAAGMPAFTIPAHRFHSLLKPEILAALTQK from the coding sequence ATGACATTGTTGAAATCCGTTACTTCCAGCCTGCTCGGCACAGCCGTATTGCTGACCGCCGCTACTGCACCCGTCCTGGCAGCTTCTCCTGCCGCGACAGCCAAGCCTGTGCCTGCCGTACAAGCGCAAAAGCCGCAAGCAGCCGGAGTGGTGTTCACCCCGAAAACTTTGACCGTCAAATCAAAAGAGTTCGAGGGCAAGGTGACGATCCCGGTCATTAGCGGGTTGAAGGATAAAGCTTTTGAAGCCAAATTGAACGCCGACCTGCTCAAGCAAGCACAGACAGGTCTTGCCGAAGGCCAAAAAGCAGGCAAGCAAGATGCGGCAGAAGCGAAAAAATACGGCTGGGAGCCGCGGCCGCACGCACTCGATATTTCCTATGAAGTACACCAGGCTGGCAAGCTCGTGTCTTTCTCCATCCAGTCGTACATCTATACTGGCGGAGCGCACGGCATGACCGACGTCACCTACTACACGATCGACAACCAGGCCAAAGCGAAAACGCTCAAGCTCGCCGACCTGTTCCAGTCCGGCTACGACTACCGCAGCATTATCAACCAGCTCATCAGCCAGCAGATCAAAGCACAAACAGCAGCGGACGGCTACAATCCGTACAGCTTTGAGAGCATTACAGACGACCAGAGCTTCTCGTTTGAAAACGGCAATCTCGTCATTCATTTCGGACAGTACGAAATTGCCCCATACGCAGCAGGAATGCCTGCCTTCACCATCCCTGCCCATCGCTTCCACAGCTTGCTGAAGCCGGAAATTCTCGCTGCCCTGACTCAGAAGTAA
- a CDS encoding manganese efflux pump MntP family protein, with translation MDQVLFQWGQFLTLLIIAFALSMDAFSLGIGVGMVGIRLREIVKVSITIGLFHIMMPVVGIAVGTYLSDLVGDIAVFIGGGVLMLIGLHMLWNGLIHGDQKSVLKTRGIGLLLFAFSVSLDALTVGFSFGLIEVNKILAISLFGIMGAAMSYFGLLLGRSVGGWLGDYSELVGGLILFCFGLKFVI, from the coding sequence TTGGACCAGGTGTTGTTTCAGTGGGGGCAATTTTTGACGTTGCTCATTATTGCCTTTGCTTTGAGCATGGATGCCTTTTCGCTTGGGATCGGCGTAGGCATGGTTGGAATACGCTTGCGGGAAATTGTAAAAGTGAGCATTACTATTGGGCTTTTTCATATTATGATGCCTGTCGTCGGGATTGCTGTCGGCACTTATTTGTCCGATTTGGTTGGGGATATCGCCGTTTTCATCGGCGGAGGAGTCCTGATGCTGATCGGCTTGCATATGCTGTGGAACGGACTGATTCACGGCGATCAAAAAAGCGTCTTGAAGACAAGAGGAATCGGGCTGCTGCTGTTTGCATTTAGCGTCAGTCTCGACGCGTTGACGGTCGGTTTTTCATTTGGTCTGATCGAAGTAAACAAAATTCTCGCGATCTCCCTGTTCGGCATCATGGGGGCGGCCATGTCCTATTTTGGGCTTTTGCTCGGCAGAAGCGTGGGAGGATGGTTGGGCGATTACAGCGAATTAGTAGGAGGACTTATTTTGTTTTGCTTCGGGTTGAAGTTTGTCATCTAG
- a CDS encoding TIGR01440 family protein encodes MDLSAIEQEVRQLVEEVAGLAELRAGQVMVIGCSTSEVLGKHIGKAGSREVAAAIYRGIRTVQEQRGFAVAFQCCEHLNRALVLEREVMERYGLEEVSVVPVPTAGGSMAAHAFTQLADAVVVEQIRAHAGIDIGDTLIGMHLKQVAVPVRPSQRTVGEAHVTAARTRPKLIGGARAVYEVVPQNESCT; translated from the coding sequence GTGGACCTATCCGCTATCGAACAAGAGGTTCGTCAGTTGGTGGAGGAAGTGGCCGGGCTGGCCGAGCTTCGGGCCGGACAAGTCATGGTGATCGGGTGCAGTACAAGTGAAGTGCTGGGCAAGCACATTGGAAAAGCTGGCAGCCGGGAAGTGGCCGCCGCCATTTATCGCGGCATCCGCACTGTGCAGGAGCAGCGCGGCTTTGCTGTGGCCTTTCAATGTTGCGAACATTTGAACAGAGCGCTGGTGCTGGAGCGCGAAGTTATGGAACGCTACGGGCTGGAAGAGGTTTCGGTCGTTCCGGTGCCGACTGCTGGCGGCTCCATGGCTGCGCACGCTTTTACGCAGCTTGCCGATGCGGTTGTGGTGGAGCAGATTCGCGCCCATGCTGGCATTGATATCGGCGACACGTTGATTGGCATGCACCTGAAGCAAGTGGCCGTGCCTGTGCGCCCCTCGCAGCGGACTGTGGGAGAAGCGCACGTCACAGCCGCGCGGACTCGCCCCAAGCTGATCGGCGGCGCGCGAGCTGTCTATGAAGTTGTACCCCAAAATGAAAGCTGTACCTAA